The Macadamia integrifolia cultivar HAES 741 unplaced genomic scaffold, SCU_Mint_v3 scaffold1749, whole genome shotgun sequence genome includes a region encoding these proteins:
- the LOC122064762 gene encoding methyl-CpG-binding domain-containing protein 11-like yields the protein MASSVDKETQKDEVVSVELPAPPGWTKKFMPKRGGTPKKNEIIFISPIGEEIINRKQLEQYLKSHPGGPAISEFDWGTGETPRRSARISEKAKAAPPPEPEPPKKRSRKSLKKVTKETEVVPEETEENKENTQDAEMADKKNTETKKEEDVVAKENQGLNEDKTHEDKGPIKTEEAAPEGAPVAKMETENDTEVTNKDNTGTEGEPAERIQERKEVQLSDEQLTDMNDAKREVKMKEQVTTEEVVLPQAEAEKNDGSKPEKDISNEMNSVMDSEEKEKPSKSAAETMEQTGEKQAANGNNEEHTSTVEEKGKKMEGEAMENGSRKGDAGESKSREVNQMGRVDSQQSPAPSAVSC from the coding sequence TTTATGCCCAAAAGAGGAGGGACACCAAAGAAAAATGAGATAATTTTCATTTCTCCAATCGGGGAGGAGATCATTAATAGGAAACAGCTGGAACAATACCTGAAGTCACACCCTGGTGGTCCTGCGATATCTGAGTTTGATTGGGGGACTGGTGAGACACCAAGGAGATCTGCGCGAATCAGTGAGAAGGCCAAGGCAGCTCCTCCACCAGAACCTGAGCCTCCAAAGAAACGAAGCAGGAAATCACTAAAGAAAGTTACTAAAGAGACAGAAGTTGTTCCTGAAGAAACagaagagaacaaagaaaacACACAAGATGCTGAAATGGCTGATAAGAAGAAtacagaaacaaagaaagaagaagatgttgttGCCAAGGAAAATCAAGGTTTGAATGAAGACAAAACTCATGAGGATAAAGGGCCAATCAAAACGGAAGAAGCTGCACCAGAAGGAGCCCCAGTTGCAAAAATGGAAACTGAAAATGACACTGAGGTAACCAATAAGGATAATACAGGAACAGAAGGTGAGCCTGCTGAAAGGATCCAGGAAAGGAAGGAAGTACAATTGTCTGATGAACAGTTGACTGACATGAATGATGCTAAAAGAGAAGTTAAAATGAAGGAACAGGTTACAACAGAGGAGGTGGTGCTGCCACAGGCAGAAGCTGAGAAAAATGATGGGTCGAAACCAGAGAAAGATATTTCCAATGAAATGAACAGTGTAATGGATtcggaagaaaaagagaaacccaGCAAAAGTGCAGCTGAAACCATGGAACAGACGGGGGAGAAACAAGCAGCAAACGGAAACAATGAGGAACACACTTCAACAGttgaagagaaaggaaagaaaatggagGGGGAAGCGATGGAGAATGGCAGCCGCAAAGGTGATGCTGGTGAGTCCAAGTCTCGAGAGGTCAATCAAATGGGGCGAGTCGATTCCCAGCAATCTCCTGCCCCCTCCGCGGTGAGCTGCTGA